The DNA region AGTTGTCAATATATTAACTAGAGTGGAAGAGATCATACCTAAATGGAAGATTGTACCCACAAGAGATGTCATTGACTCTGCTTTCAAGGACCCTATTAAGCGAGAAGAGGTGGGcacctttaattaattttgatagtgTTAGCAAGAAACCATTAACTGAAGATTTAAATGTCACTTTCCTCATGAATGTCCCAGATAAGAAACAATAAGTTGATATACCAAGATAAGCCCAGGCTGAAAACAGCATTGGAAATGCTCAGAACAAGCATGAGCCTTGAACACAGTTTAAACGAGGTTAATATCTTTCTCTCCTTAGGCCAGTCTTGTTATGTTATAACACAATCTAATGCATTTTCTTTAGAAGCTCTGAGTTAATAGGGAGTTTGTGTTTTGTGTTTGGCAGGTGACAATGCCATTCTTTGTGTTACACGGAGAAGCAGACACGGTAACAGACCCAGAAGTGAGCAAGGCATTATACAAGCGAGCCACAAGCAAAGATAAGACCATGAAATTGTACCCTGGAATGTGGCATGCTCTAACATCAGGAGAACCAGATGAAAACGTAGATATTGTATTTGGTGATATCATAGCTTGGCTTGATACGCGCACCAGTGATGCTAATGGCATTGTAGTAATACCCATTCACCCATCCTTTAGCAATGGCATTCAGAAACTCTCTGATACTCTCTCACCTATATCaatacaacaacaacaacaacaacagcgTAGCTATTTATGTGGTCTGAAAGGGCGTCGCATGTTCCATCACTCCGCGATGTAGCTTTAATTCATTCTCTTTGTGTTTTGTATTGTGACTGCCAAAAACTTCTATTAGTGGTTTTTCAGCCCTTTCAAATGCAAAATGTACACTTTGAA from Mangifera indica cultivar Alphonso chromosome 8, CATAS_Mindica_2.1, whole genome shotgun sequence includes:
- the LOC123222971 gene encoding caffeoylshikimate esterase-like produces the protein MEVEIHPNGKMVVQYQEEYIRNARGVELFTCKWLPFSSAKAVVFLCHGYGMECSGFMRECGTRLANGGYAVFGIDYEGHGRSMGARCYIKKFENIVNDCYDFFKSVCAQEEFRDKGRFLYGESMGGAVALLLHKKDPTFWNGAILVAPMCKISEKVKPHPVVVNILTRVEEIIPKWKIVPTRDVIDSAFKDPIKREEIRNNKLIYQDKPRLKTALEMLRTSMSLEHSLNEVTMPFFVLHGEADTVTDPEVSKALYKRATSKDKTMKLYPGMWHALTSGEPDENVDIVFGDIIAWLDTRTSDANGIVVIPIHPSFSNGIQKLSDTLSPISIQQQQQQQRSYLCGLKGRRMFHHSAM